One Solanum pennellii chromosome 10, SPENNV200 genomic region harbors:
- the LOC107032412 gene encoding actin-depolymerizing factor 1-like: protein MANAASGMAVHDDCKLTLLELKTKRTHRFIVFKIEEKQKQVVVEKVGEPTQSYEDFAESLPADECRYAVYDFDFVTEENCQKSRIFFIAWSPDTARVRSKMIYASSKDRFKRELDGIQIELQATDPTEMGLDVIKSRAN, encoded by the exons ATG GCTAACGCAGCATCTGGGATGGCAGTGCATGATGACTGCAAATTAACGTTGTTGGAGCTGAAAACAAAAAGAACTCACCGATTTATTGTTTTCAAGATAGAAGAGAAGCAAAAGCAGGTTGTGGTTGAAAAAGTTGGTGAGCCAACTCAAAGCTATGAGGACTTTGCTGAAAGTCTTCCTGCTGATGAATGCAGATATGCTGTCTACGATTTTGACTTCGTAACTGAGGAAAATTGCCAAAAAAGCAGGATCTTTTTCATCGCGTG GTCCCCTGACACAGCAAGAGTGAGAAGCAAGATGATCTATGCCAGTTCAAAGGACAGATTCAAGAGAGAGCTTGACGGAATTCAGATTGAGTTGCAGGCTACTGATCCAACTGAAATGGGACTTGATGTAATTAAAAGTCGTGCAAACTAG